Proteins encoded together in one Marinithermus hydrothermalis DSM 14884 window:
- a CDS encoding ankyrin repeat domain-containing protein → MPLSEVRKTLIAAIRAGEPHSARKLLRAHPELAADGRLILEAAHRGRPEVVEALLEAGADPNARSSSENRYRPLHRALEYRPNAPKDADYLGVVRALLEGGADPDARGCWHQSTPLVIAAQAGNQMAIDLLLAHGATLDVYAAAALGEAAWVRAFLTRAPHLAHRPDTNGLPPLFYTLSSRMPEDRLMEVFDLLLEHGANPAHTARVGRHRLALLAFAAPENLQLLRQALEAGADPTPGLEHALWSRAYAAADLLVARGADLEARTAKGRSLLAEFTRWGHVTTVQWLLERGANPNARDASGETPLHAAASRGQARLVRLLLEHGADPRAEDERGRTPLDVARGRGRDRAARVLEAGSI, encoded by the coding sequence ATGCCGCTCAGCGAAGTGCGCAAAACCCTGATCGCCGCCATCCGGGCGGGGGAGCCCCACAGCGCCCGTAAGCTGCTCCGCGCCCACCCTGAGCTCGCGGCGGACGGGCGCCTCATCCTGGAGGCGGCGCACCGCGGTCGCCCGGAGGTCGTGGAGGCGCTGCTCGAGGCGGGCGCCGATCCGAACGCCCGCTCGAGCTCGGAGAACCGGTACCGCCCCCTGCACCGGGCCCTCGAGTACCGCCCCAACGCCCCCAAGGACGCGGACTACCTCGGGGTGGTGCGCGCGCTGCTCGAGGGCGGCGCGGATCCCGACGCGCGGGGGTGCTGGCACCAGTCCACGCCCCTCGTAATCGCGGCTCAAGCCGGAAACCAGATGGCGATCGACCTCCTGCTCGCGCACGGCGCCACCCTCGACGTTTACGCGGCCGCCGCGCTGGGCGAGGCTGCCTGGGTCCGGGCCTTTCTCACCCGCGCCCCGCACCTCGCCCACCGCCCCGACACCAACGGCCTCCCGCCCCTCTTCTACACCCTCTCCTCCCGCATGCCCGAGGACCGGCTTATGGAGGTGTTCGACCTCCTGCTCGAGCACGGCGCGAACCCCGCCCACACCGCTCGGGTGGGCCGCCACCGCCTGGCCCTCCTGGCCTTCGCCGCGCCCGAGAACCTCCAGCTCCTGCGCCAGGCGCTCGAGGCCGGCGCCGACCCCACCCCGGGCCTCGAGCACGCCCTGTGGAGCCGCGCGTACGCCGCGGCGGACCTCCTGGTGGCCCGTGGCGCGGACCTCGAGGCCCGCACCGCGAAGGGCCGGTCCCTCCTCGCCGAGTTCACCCGGTGGGGGCACGTCACGACCGTGCAGTGGCTCTTAGAGCGCGGCGCGAACCCCAACGCGCGGGACGCGTCCGGGGAAACCCCCCTGCACGCCGCGGCCTCGCGGGGCCAGGCGCGGCTGGTGCGGCTGCTGCTCGAGCACGGCGCGGACCCCCGAGCCGAGGACGAGCGCGGCCGCACCCCGCTCGACGTGGCGCGGGGCCGGGGCCGGGACCGGGCGGCGCGGGTCCTCGAGGCCGGTTCGATATAG
- a CDS encoding enoyl-CoA hydratase/isomerase family protein, which produces MDTAKYQALKFQHPAEGVLEIVLEQPERLNAVDQIGHRELAYVWRDVDEDPSVRAVLIRGSGKGFSAGGDFALIEEMMADYRTLVRVWKEARDLVYNVINCSKPIVSAIHGPAVGAGLAVALLADVSIAAKSAKILDGHTRLGVAAGDHAAIVWPLLVGMAKAKYYLLTNEPLNGAEAERIGLVSLAVEDDALYETALSVAKRLAAGSPTALRWTKYALNNWLRLAGPTFDTSLALEFLGFLGPDAKEGLAAIKERRRPEFEKDVPL; this is translated from the coding sequence ATGGACACCGCGAAGTACCAGGCCTTAAAGTTCCAGCACCCCGCGGAGGGCGTGCTGGAGATCGTGCTCGAGCAGCCGGAGCGCCTGAACGCCGTGGATCAAATCGGGCACCGCGAGCTCGCGTACGTGTGGCGCGACGTGGACGAGGACCCCAGCGTCCGCGCGGTCCTCATACGCGGCAGCGGCAAGGGGTTTTCCGCCGGGGGGGATTTCGCGCTTATCGAGGAGATGATGGCGGACTACCGGACCCTGGTGCGGGTGTGGAAGGAGGCCCGGGACCTCGTCTACAACGTGATCAACTGCTCCAAGCCCATCGTCTCCGCGATTCACGGGCCCGCGGTCGGCGCAGGACTCGCGGTCGCGCTGCTCGCGGACGTCTCGATCGCGGCGAAAAGCGCGAAGATCCTCGACGGGCACACGCGGCTCGGCGTGGCCGCGGGCGACCACGCGGCCATCGTCTGGCCGCTTTTGGTCGGCATGGCCAAGGCCAAGTACTACCTCCTCACGAACGAGCCGCTGAATGGCGCGGAGGCCGAACGGATCGGGCTGGTCTCCCTCGCGGTGGAGGACGACGCGCTTTACGAGACGGCCCTAAGCGTCGCGAAACGCCTCGCGGCGGGCAGCCCCACCGCGCTTCGCTGGACCAAGTACGCCCTCAACAACTGGTTGCGCCTCGCCGGCCCCACCTTCGACACCTCCCTCGCCCTGGAGTTCCTGGGCTTTTTGGGGCCGGACGCGAAGGAAGGGCTCGCCGCCATCAAGGAACGGCGCCGCCCGGAGTTCGAGAAGGACGTACCCCTATAG
- a CDS encoding pseudouridine synthase: protein MEAIRLQKYLAQAGVASSRRKAEALIRAGRVTINGQVAALGAKVTPGDEVCVDGRPVAPTARRVVLALHKPPGVTTTRRDRFAERTVFELVPAIPGLHTVGRLDRDSEGLLLLTNDGRLTQRLTHPRYGVPKVYRVWTAKGEVPPFILKRLEKGVRLEDGPARALKARPKVGGCVLTLAEGRKREVRRMLRAVGYPVVRLLRVKIGPIRLGGLKPGAWREIEGEELEGLYRAAGLSVPPR, encoded by the coding sequence ATGGAGGCTATTCGGCTCCAGAAATACCTCGCGCAAGCCGGCGTCGCCTCGAGCCGCCGGAAGGCCGAGGCGTTGATCCGCGCGGGGCGGGTCACGATCAACGGCCAGGTCGCCGCCCTGGGCGCCAAGGTCACCCCGGGGGACGAGGTATGCGTGGATGGCCGGCCGGTCGCGCCCACGGCGCGGCGGGTGGTGCTCGCCCTCCACAAACCCCCCGGGGTCACCACCACCCGCCGCGACCGTTTCGCCGAACGGACCGTCTTCGAGCTGGTACCCGCGATCCCAGGGCTGCACACGGTGGGGCGGCTCGACCGGGACTCGGAGGGATTGTTGCTCCTTACGAACGACGGCCGGCTCACGCAGCGCCTCACCCACCCCCGCTACGGGGTACCCAAGGTGTACCGCGTCTGGACCGCGAAGGGCGAGGTGCCCCCCTTTATCCTCAAGCGGCTCGAGAAGGGCGTGCGCCTCGAGGACGGGCCCGCCCGGGCCCTCAAGGCCCGCCCCAAGGTGGGTGGGTGCGTCCTCACCCTCGCGGAGGGGCGCAAGCGCGAGGTGCGCCGCATGCTGCGGGCCGTGGGGTACCCGGTCGTGCGGCTGCTGCGGGTCAAGATCGGACCGATCCGACTCGGAGGGCTCAAGCCCGGCGCGTGGCGCGAGATCGAAGGGGAGGAGCTCGAGGGGCTCTACCGCGCGGCTGGGCTTTCCGTCCCCCCGCGCTGA
- the hpt gene encoding hypoxanthine phosphoribosyltransferase — translation MKTIFTTGDGPVQLTEEQIQKRIRELGAAITRDYQGKTPHLICVLNGAFIFMADLVRAIDLPLTMDFLALSSYGNAMRSSGEVELIKDLRLPISDKDVIVVEDIVDTGLTLSYLLDYLEARRPASVRVAALLSKPSRRKVEVPIHYLGFEIEDAYVYGYGLDRAQFDRNLPFITSIQPEEE, via the coding sequence ATGAAGACGATCTTCACGACCGGTGACGGCCCCGTCCAGCTCACGGAGGAGCAGATCCAAAAGCGCATCCGCGAGCTCGGGGCCGCGATCACCCGGGACTACCAGGGCAAGACCCCCCACCTGATCTGCGTGCTGAACGGCGCCTTCATCTTCATGGCCGACCTGGTGCGGGCCATCGACCTGCCCCTCACCATGGACTTCCTGGCCCTCTCCAGCTACGGGAACGCGATGCGTTCCAGCGGCGAGGTCGAGCTGATCAAGGACCTGCGCCTCCCCATCTCGGACAAGGACGTGATCGTCGTCGAGGACATCGTCGACACCGGCCTCACCCTCTCCTACCTCCTCGACTACCTCGAGGCGCGCCGGCCGGCCTCGGTGCGCGTCGCGGCCCTACTCAGCAAGCCCTCCCGCCGCAAGGTGGAGGTGCCGATCCACTACCTGGGCTTCGAGATCGAGGACGCGTACGTGTACGGGTACGGCCTGGACCGGGCTCAGTTCGACCGCAACCTGCCCTTCATCACCTCCATCCAGCCCGAGGAAGAATGA
- the nadC gene encoding carboxylating nicotinate-nucleotide diphosphorylase yields the protein MNLREQIRTWLLEDVGHGDLTTQLTVPQDAQGQGVILAKEAGVLAGIEAARLVFHEVDPTLRFTALKADGDRLEPVQAVARIEGRLASILTAERLALNLLQRLSGIATLTRKYVEAVAGTQARILDTRKTTPGLRALEKYAVRVGGGHNHRFGLFDGILIKDNHIAAAGGVRAAVTRARARAPHGLRVEVEVTTLAELEEALEAGADVILLDNMDLPTLRQAVARTAGRARLEASGGMTLERVRAVAETGVDFISVGALTHSAKALDLSLEIEATPAGTPLG from the coding sequence ATGAACCTCCGCGAGCAGATCCGCACCTGGCTGCTAGAGGACGTGGGGCACGGGGACCTCACCACCCAGCTCACCGTGCCCCAGGACGCCCAGGGCCAAGGCGTGATCCTCGCCAAGGAAGCCGGGGTCCTCGCGGGGATCGAGGCCGCCCGGCTCGTCTTCCACGAGGTGGACCCCACGCTGCGCTTCACCGCGCTCAAGGCCGACGGGGACCGGCTCGAGCCCGTCCAGGCCGTGGCCCGCATCGAGGGGCGCTTGGCCAGCATCCTGACCGCGGAACGCCTCGCGCTCAACCTCCTCCAGCGCCTCTCGGGGATCGCCACGCTCACCCGGAAGTACGTGGAGGCCGTGGCCGGCACCCAAGCCCGCATCCTCGACACGCGCAAGACCACCCCGGGCCTGCGGGCCCTCGAGAAGTACGCGGTGCGCGTGGGCGGCGGGCACAACCACCGGTTCGGCCTGTTCGACGGCATCCTGATCAAGGACAACCACATCGCGGCCGCGGGCGGCGTGCGCGCCGCGGTCACCCGCGCCCGGGCGCGCGCCCCGCACGGGCTGCGCGTCGAGGTGGAGGTCACCACCCTCGCCGAGCTCGAGGAGGCCCTCGAGGCCGGAGCGGACGTGATCCTGCTGGACAACATGGACCTTCCCACCCTCCGCCAGGCGGTGGCCCGCACAGCGGGCCGGGCGCGGCTCGAGGCCTCGGGCGGCATGACCCTGGAGCGGGTGCGCGCGGTGGCCGAGACCGGGGTGGACTTCATCTCGGTGGGGGCCTTGACGCACTCCGCGAAGGCCCTGGACCTGAGCCTGGAAATCGAGGCCACCCCCGCCGGCACCCCCCTGGGGTAA
- the nadA gene encoding quinolinate synthase NadA, whose translation MERTELIREVERLKAERNAVILAHNYQLPEVQEVADYVGDSLGLARRAAETDARVIVFAGVHFMAETAAILNPDKTVLLPDLEAGCSLADTITPEDVRRWKDEHPDGIVVAYVNTTAEVKALADVCVTSSNAVEVVAQLPKDRPIFFLPDMFLGAHVERETGRKMDVWMGECHVHAGIRTEDIERALAAHPGAEFLIHPECGCSTNCLFMKPDAKMLSTSQMVAHAKESPAQEFVIATEVGILHQLAKQAPGKTFIPVREDAICEYMKKITLEKVYESLRDLKHVITVPEPTRQAAQRAIEGMIAVG comes from the coding sequence ATGGAACGCACCGAGCTCATCCGTGAGGTAGAGCGGCTCAAGGCCGAACGGAACGCGGTCATCCTCGCCCATAACTACCAGCTCCCCGAGGTGCAGGAGGTCGCGGACTACGTGGGGGACTCCCTGGGCCTCGCGCGAAGAGCCGCCGAGACCGACGCCCGCGTGATCGTCTTCGCCGGGGTGCACTTCATGGCGGAGACCGCCGCGATCCTGAACCCGGACAAGACCGTCCTCCTCCCGGACCTCGAGGCGGGGTGCTCCCTCGCGGACACGATCACCCCAGAGGACGTGCGCCGCTGGAAGGACGAGCACCCGGACGGGATCGTGGTGGCCTACGTGAACACCACCGCCGAGGTGAAGGCCCTCGCGGACGTGTGCGTGACCAGCTCGAACGCGGTCGAGGTCGTGGCGCAGCTCCCCAAGGACCGGCCGATCTTCTTCCTGCCGGACATGTTCCTGGGGGCGCACGTCGAGCGGGAGACCGGGCGCAAGATGGACGTGTGGATGGGCGAGTGCCACGTGCACGCCGGCATCCGCACCGAGGACATCGAGCGGGCCCTCGCCGCGCACCCGGGCGCGGAGTTCTTGATCCACCCCGAGTGCGGCTGCTCGACGAACTGCCTCTTCATGAAACCCGACGCCAAGATGCTCTCCACCAGCCAGATGGTGGCGCACGCCAAGGAAAGCCCCGCGCAGGAGTTCGTCATCGCGACCGAGGTCGGGATCCTGCACCAGCTTGCCAAGCAAGCCCCGGGCAAGACCTTCATCCCCGTGCGTGAGGACGCGATCTGCGAGTACATGAAGAAGATCACCCTCGAGAAGGTCTACGAAAGCCTCCGCGACCTCAAGCACGTGATCACCGTGCCCGAACCGACCCGCCAGGCCGCCCAGCGCGCGATCGAAGGCATGATCGCGGTCGGGTAA
- the nadB gene encoding L-aspartate oxidase, producing the protein MHADLLIIGSGVAGTYAALTALKAGARVVLATKGALASGSTRWAQGGIAFPQGPTDLPHHLEDTLTAGRGLSEPQVVQSLLEEALLHKERLLELGVPFDPTPTREGGHRRPRVLHAWGDATGHALLSTLLKHLHGEGLEVLEHHAALALVQDGARVVGAVFWTPGGGRRTIRAGAVLLATGGLGRIYPVTTNPHEATGDGFALAYRAGAVLRDMEFIQFHPTALPTGGLITEAARGEGALLVNARGERFMPRYAPAAELAPRDVVARAIYLEAKRTGGVFLDLRPIPNLPRRFPTVWQNCLEAGHDPTRAPVPVHPAAHYAIGGVKTDLWGRTTLPGLFAVGEVASSGLHGANRLASNSLLEGLVMGARAAQAALEESVSPRGGEATEVPGLDPHALPELRRIAHASAGIVRERRELEEGLERLARYRPRPAETLLEAEAANLRTALELILKGALFREESRGAHYRLDHPQEAPRPYHLEQARGAVPRRVPL; encoded by the coding sequence ATGCACGCCGACCTCCTCATCATCGGTAGCGGCGTCGCCGGGACCTACGCCGCCCTCACCGCCCTAAAAGCCGGCGCGCGCGTGGTGCTCGCCACCAAAGGCGCGCTCGCCTCCGGGTCCACCCGCTGGGCCCAAGGCGGCATCGCCTTCCCTCAAGGCCCCACCGACCTCCCCCACCACCTCGAGGACACCCTCACCGCGGGGCGCGGCCTCAGCGAACCCCAGGTCGTCCAGAGCCTCCTGGAGGAGGCCCTCCTCCACAAGGAACGCCTCCTCGAGCTCGGCGTGCCCTTCGACCCCACCCCCACCCGCGAGGGGGGGCACCGCCGCCCTCGCGTCCTGCACGCCTGGGGGGACGCCACGGGGCACGCTTTGCTCTCCACCCTCCTCAAGCACCTCCACGGGGAGGGGCTCGAGGTCCTGGAGCACCACGCCGCCCTCGCCCTGGTGCAGGACGGCGCGCGCGTCGTGGGGGCGGTGTTCTGGACGCCGGGCGGCGGGCGGCGAACGATTCGGGCTGGGGCGGTCCTCCTCGCGACCGGCGGGCTCGGGCGGATCTACCCAGTGACCACGAACCCCCACGAGGCCACCGGGGACGGGTTCGCCCTCGCCTACCGGGCGGGCGCGGTGCTGCGCGACATGGAGTTCATCCAGTTCCACCCCACCGCTCTCCCCACGGGCGGGCTCATCACCGAAGCCGCGCGCGGTGAGGGCGCGCTGCTCGTGAACGCGCGCGGGGAGCGGTTCATGCCCCGCTACGCCCCCGCGGCCGAGCTCGCCCCCCGGGACGTCGTGGCCCGCGCGATCTATCTCGAGGCGAAACGCACGGGCGGGGTCTTCCTGGACCTGCGCCCCATCCCGAACCTCCCCCGGCGCTTCCCCACCGTCTGGCAGAACTGCCTCGAGGCCGGGCACGACCCCACCCGCGCCCCGGTGCCGGTGCATCCCGCGGCGCACTACGCGATCGGCGGCGTGAAGACCGACCTCTGGGGGCGCACCACCCTGCCCGGTCTGTTCGCCGTGGGGGAGGTGGCCAGCAGCGGGCTGCACGGCGCGAACCGCCTGGCCTCGAACAGCCTCCTGGAGGGCCTCGTGATGGGGGCGCGCGCGGCCCAGGCGGCGCTCGAGGAAAGCGTCTCGCCCCGCGGAGGCGAAGCGACCGAGGTGCCCGGCCTGGACCCCCACGCCCTTCCCGAGCTGCGGCGCATCGCGCACGCCTCGGCGGGCATCGTGCGCGAGCGGCGCGAGCTCGAGGAAGGCCTCGAGCGGCTCGCCCGCTACCGCCCCCGGCCCGCCGAAACCCTCCTCGAGGCCGAGGCCGCGAACCTCCGTACCGCCCTCGAACTCATCCTCAAAGGCGCGCTCTTCCGTGAAGAAAGCCGGGGTGCGCACTACCGGTTGGACCACCCTCAGGAAGCCCCGCGCCCGTACCACCTGGAGCAGGCGCGGGGTGCCGTGCCGCGGCGAGTTCCGCTCTAA
- the trhA gene encoding PAQR family membrane homeostasis protein TrhA, with the protein MSTHGAEGQGRLKNGDTRTINTWTHVAGAALAVLGTGVLLAVSGGKPYKIVGGLVFGLSMLLMYATSSLYHGVVAPARVLERLRQLDHAAIFLFIAGMYTPVVLAGLDPGFRVPVLAFVWGLAVLIYATRRPNPWSGVLGSYEFWHLAVLVLFAGERASG; encoded by the coding sequence ATGAGCACGCATGGCGCGGAGGGACAGGGTAGGCTAAAGAATGGCGATACGCGAACCATCAACACCTGGACGCACGTGGCGGGCGCAGCCCTCGCCGTACTCGGCACGGGCGTTCTGCTCGCCGTGAGCGGGGGAAAGCCCTACAAGATCGTCGGGGGGCTGGTGTTCGGCCTCTCGATGCTCCTCATGTACGCGACCTCGAGCCTCTACCACGGGGTCGTGGCCCCCGCGAGGGTGCTCGAGCGGCTGCGCCAACTGGATCACGCGGCGATCTTCCTCTTCATCGCAGGGATGTACACGCCGGTGGTGCTCGCCGGGCTCGACCCGGGGTTTCGCGTACCGGTGCTGGCGTTCGTGTGGGGGCTGGCCGTGCTGATCTACGCGACCCGGCGCCCCAACCCCTGGTCGGGGGTGTTGGGGTCCTATGAGTTCTGGCACCTCGCGGTGCTGGTGTTGTTCGCGGGGGAACGCGCTTCGGGATAG
- a CDS encoding efflux RND transporter permease subunit — translation MERLSRFATRHPWIVLGTFLVLSVILGLGLPRLEFDNSPEAMVPPDLPAKRLLDEVEETFGTGSLAVAALEGEIYTPEALTQLREATQALEEVPGVLRVTSLATAKRMEEDAGFLLIEDLVPEAPLTPEDVQAIRAYVASSPLYQGKLVSEDARYAAVLISVERGADMRALERALRDTLEAHWDGPVYLAGIPVMSGAILDTLQRDLPLQVSGAALIIGLVLFLNFRSLRGVFLPLVTVGVALVWALGAGGWLGFKLGMISSILPVVVLAVGSSFTLHILNRYYHELAEGRPKTEAIRLAVRETGLGVLISALAAGAGLAALYTASLPQIQAFGLLSAFGVLVAFIGSTLIVPAILSFLRPPRRVFNPERPDTTSRTMVGLARWVIPRRKGLLVGAGGFVLTMLLGASQIQVETSFTSYFPPTSPARVGTDLIDRVFRGSDTLTVVVEGDLKNPALLRGILAFEEAAQALPEVGAVLSVADVIQEIHKALTGERGIPDTSEGVAQEILLYQMSGNPEEITQLMDEGATIAQITVQLPSLPSSEMERTINELQTLAQTYIAPHAGTVEFTGSTVLMLEIMRLILRDQLISLALALILVALFNTLLLRSAVVGAVSVLPLALTIAGQFGLMGIAGIPLDTATALLAAIAIGVGDYSVHVIVRYLEERRKQAAPEMAVRTALFVSGRAVVFTALAIGGGFSALLWSGFVPIQTFGKLMGFTVGATALFALSVLPAALLAFVRKNNAREVTQHA, via the coding sequence ATGGAACGCTTGAGCCGATTCGCAACACGCCATCCGTGGATCGTACTCGGGACGTTTCTCGTCCTGAGCGTCATCCTAGGGCTGGGCCTGCCGCGCCTCGAGTTCGACAACTCCCCCGAGGCGATGGTGCCCCCGGATCTGCCCGCCAAGCGGCTGCTCGACGAGGTTGAGGAGACCTTCGGCACCGGATCCTTGGCCGTCGCTGCCCTCGAGGGCGAGATCTACACCCCCGAGGCCCTCACTCAGCTTCGCGAAGCCACCCAGGCCCTCGAGGAGGTGCCCGGCGTCCTCCGGGTCACGAGCCTCGCCACCGCGAAGCGCATGGAGGAGGACGCGGGCTTCCTCCTCATCGAGGACCTGGTGCCCGAAGCCCCCCTGACCCCGGAGGATGTCCAGGCCATCCGCGCCTATGTTGCCTCCAGCCCACTCTACCAGGGCAAGCTAGTCAGCGAGGACGCGCGTTACGCCGCGGTGCTGATCAGCGTGGAGCGGGGCGCGGACATGCGAGCGCTCGAGCGCGCCCTCCGCGACACGCTCGAGGCCCACTGGGACGGGCCCGTCTACCTCGCGGGCATCCCGGTGATGAGCGGCGCGATCCTCGACACCCTCCAGCGGGACCTCCCCCTGCAGGTGAGCGGCGCCGCCCTCATCATCGGGCTGGTCCTCTTCCTGAACTTCCGCAGCCTGCGCGGGGTCTTCCTGCCCCTCGTGACCGTCGGGGTGGCCCTCGTCTGGGCGCTGGGAGCTGGCGGGTGGCTCGGGTTTAAGCTCGGTATGATCAGCTCGATCCTGCCCGTGGTCGTGCTCGCCGTGGGCAGCTCCTTCACGCTGCACATCCTCAACCGCTACTATCACGAACTGGCCGAGGGAAGGCCCAAAACCGAGGCCATCCGGCTCGCGGTGCGGGAAACCGGACTCGGCGTGCTGATCTCCGCGCTGGCCGCAGGCGCAGGGCTCGCCGCACTCTATACCGCCTCCCTGCCCCAGATCCAGGCCTTCGGTCTGCTCTCGGCCTTCGGCGTACTCGTAGCCTTCATCGGCTCGACCCTCATCGTGCCCGCCATCCTGAGCTTCCTGAGGCCGCCCCGCCGGGTCTTCAACCCCGAGCGCCCCGACACCACGAGCCGCACGATGGTGGGACTGGCCCGCTGGGTCATCCCCCGGCGCAAGGGACTGCTCGTCGGCGCCGGGGGGTTCGTGCTGACCATGCTCCTTGGCGCCAGCCAGATCCAGGTCGAGACCAGCTTCACCAGCTACTTCCCCCCCACCTCCCCCGCCCGCGTGGGCACCGACCTGATCGACCGCGTGTTCCGCGGCTCCGACACCCTCACCGTCGTGGTCGAGGGGGACCTCAAGAACCCCGCGCTGCTCCGGGGCATCCTGGCCTTTGAGGAAGCAGCCCAGGCCCTACCGGAGGTCGGGGCGGTCCTTTCGGTCGCCGACGTGATCCAGGAGATCCACAAGGCCCTCACCGGCGAGCGAGGCATTCCCGACACCTCCGAGGGCGTCGCCCAGGAGATCCTCCTCTACCAGATGTCGGGGAATCCCGAGGAGATCACCCAGCTGATGGACGAGGGCGCCACCATCGCGCAGATCACCGTGCAGCTTCCCTCGCTACCCTCCAGCGAGATGGAGCGCACAATCAACGAGCTGCAGACGCTCGCCCAGACCTACATCGCCCCCCACGCCGGCACGGTGGAGTTCACCGGGAGCACGGTGCTCATGCTCGAGATCATGCGGCTCATCCTGCGAGACCAGCTCATCAGCCTCGCCCTCGCCCTCATCCTCGTCGCGCTGTTCAACACGCTTCTGCTCCGCTCCGCCGTGGTGGGCGCGGTGAGCGTACTGCCCCTCGCCCTTACCATTGCAGGGCAGTTCGGCCTCATGGGCATCGCTGGAATCCCGCTGGACACCGCCACCGCGCTCCTTGCGGCCATCGCGATCGGGGTCGGTGATTACTCGGTTCACGTCATCGTCCGCTACCTCGAGGAGCGCCGCAAGCAGGCTGCGCCCGAGATGGCGGTGCGGACCGCGCTCTTCGTCTCCGGCCGCGCCGTGGTCTTCACCGCTTTAGCCATCGGCGGTGGGTTCAGCGCGCTGCTGTGGAGCGGGTTCGTCCCCATCCAAACCTTTGGCAAGCTCATGGGCTTCACCGTAGGCGCGACAGCGCTGTTCGCCCTGAGCGTGCTCCCCGCAGCGCTGCTTGCGTTCGTGCGCAAGAACAACGCTAGGGAGGTGACGCAGCATGCGTAA
- a CDS encoding outer membrane lipoprotein-sorting protein, protein MRKGILATAVLGLGLTLAVSGEEVMQQVDARPTPTTLHGTMTMELVDKRGKSLTRQIELWAKDDEKMLIKFQAPADVKGTAFLALKRPDGSDEMKLYLPALKKVRRIAGSQRKGAFMGSDFTYDDISRLGSLDIEDYTHTLLREESSEEGTIYVVESTPKPGVNSSYEKLIVWVPETTYVPVKIEFYKKGRLYKVLTADRIQPFANGRYQIPTRLVMENVQAKHKTVLTLSDLEVDAEIPDTVFTERFMKR, encoded by the coding sequence ATGCGTAAAGGAATTCTGGCCACAGCGGTACTCGGACTGGGCCTCACGCTGGCCGTCAGCGGCGAAGAGGTCATGCAGCAGGTGGACGCCCGCCCCACGCCGACCACGCTCCACGGCACCATGACCATGGAGCTCGTGGACAAGCGGGGCAAGAGCCTCACTCGCCAGATCGAGCTCTGGGCGAAGGACGACGAGAAGATGCTCATCAAGTTCCAAGCGCCGGCGGATGTGAAGGGCACCGCCTTCCTCGCGCTCAAGCGTCCCGACGGCAGCGACGAGATGAAGCTCTACCTGCCCGCCCTCAAGAAGGTGCGCCGCATCGCGGGCAGCCAGAGAAAAGGCGCTTTCATGGGCTCGGACTTCACCTACGACGACATCTCCCGGCTGGGCAGCCTCGACATAGAGGATTACACCCACACCCTCCTCCGCGAAGAAAGCAGCGAGGAAGGCACGATCTACGTGGTGGAGTCGACGCCCAAGCCCGGGGTGAACTCGAGCTACGAGAAGCTGATCGTGTGGGTGCCCGAGACCACCTACGTCCCGGTGAAGATCGAGTTCTACAAGAAGGGCAGGCTCTACAAGGTGCTCACCGCCGACCGGATCCAGCCCTTCGCAAACGGAAGGTACCAGATCCCCACGCGACTGGTGATGGAAAACGTGCAGGCCAAGCACAAGACCGTCCTCACCCTCTCCGACCTCGAGGTGGACGCCGAGATCCCCGACACGGTCTTTACCGAGCGGTTCATGAAGCGCTAG